A single genomic interval of Aureliella helgolandensis harbors:
- a CDS encoding DUF3302 domain-containing protein, whose translation MEFLDVFAIIILLVLGFALVGVWVLLGMMPGRIARGRNHPQADAVSVCGWWGVITMGLLLPVAFIWAYYKPVVALDTEASDVATSTKGDTA comes from the coding sequence ATGGAATTTCTTGATGTCTTCGCGATCATCATTCTCTTGGTTCTGGGCTTTGCGTTGGTTGGTGTTTGGGTCCTGCTGGGGATGATGCCCGGTCGGATTGCCCGCGGGCGCAACCACCCGCAAGCCGATGCCGTCAGCGTTTGCGGATGGTGGGGCGTCATCACCATGGGGCTGCTGCTGCCAGTCGCGTTCATCTGGGCCTATTACAAACCGGTGGTCGCCCTAGACACCGAAGCTTCCGATGTCGCAACCTCAACCAAAGGAGACACAGCGTGA
- a CDS encoding RNA polymerase sigma factor: protein MDKWPDTSESLIQRLNDPQDAAAWTEFLAIYRPVVIRMTLRRGLQHADADDLAQRVFLSVAKKVSEWEPYNSETRFRNWLGRIARNAILNALTRAKPDRATGAGGHDAILDQVHDASDLSSALMIEARRQAVLVSAHAVQAEFSASTWSMFYQTTIEEIPIKDVAQQLGRSAGAVYIARCRVMQRIKERVQSLSSFWSDES, encoded by the coding sequence ATGGATAAATGGCCGGACACGAGCGAAAGTCTGATTCAGCGGTTGAACGACCCGCAGGATGCGGCTGCGTGGACCGAGTTTCTGGCGATTTATCGACCTGTTGTCATTCGCATGACGCTGCGACGTGGGTTACAACACGCCGACGCGGATGACCTTGCTCAACGGGTTTTCCTCTCAGTGGCGAAGAAGGTCAGCGAGTGGGAACCCTACAACTCGGAAACTCGGTTTCGCAATTGGCTCGGTCGGATCGCTCGCAATGCGATCCTGAATGCGTTGACACGAGCGAAACCGGATCGGGCAACGGGTGCTGGCGGGCATGATGCGATCCTGGATCAAGTGCATGATGCGAGTGATCTTTCGTCGGCACTGATGATCGAAGCGCGTCGGCAAGCCGTTCTGGTCTCAGCACACGCGGTCCAGGCGGAGTTCTCGGCGTCGACATGGTCGATGTTTTATCAAACGACCATCGAAGAGATTCCCATCAAAGATGTGGCCCAGCAGTTGGGTCGATCTGCCGGAGCTGTCTATATCGCTCGCTGCCGAGTGATGCAGCGGATCAAAGAACGCGTTCAAAGTCTTTCGAGCTTTTGGAGTGATGAATCATGA
- a CDS encoding protein kinase domain-containing protein yields the protein MNQSALCLDDAEVEELLSGEMALERTSELEQHLTACIDCREKLEHQVGDEGWWCDTQSSLRTGMLSERPSGTDEDSPERLLELLGPTDDPNMLGRIGAYEIIGLLGQGGMGAVFKGFDRSLNRFVAIKMLLPHLAASGAARKRFAREGQAVAAVVDDHVMAIHCVDEWQGVPYLVMTYSRGVSLQRRLQENGPLEVREILRIGMQAAKGLAAAHSQGIVHRDIKPANFFLDDNVERVQLMDFGLARAVDDASLTRSGTLAGTPQYMSPEQARAETVDHRSDLFSLGSVLYAMCVGHAPFRADTSYGVLRLITDTEPRPIRESNAEIPEWLCMTIEKLMSKQPSERFASAAEVAEVLEDCLAHTQHPTTTPLPKSVVALSPQRASRPPWLKFIAAAAAAAFIFIGFAGVILLEMEKGTIRIESNSTVDVPIRIIQGETIAREMTVSQEGATTRLRAGTYRIEVDGKSTHLEISGDRVTLKRRETWLAKIDVRSERERSATEASRPSDEQTATAIEAETVSDTLVPDVELPSDTQVHVVGCYGPVNHQPIEVFVKSTGKPMVVVLCCYSVANWNWSVDPEADVRGVILSGYNIQQFSHTAPKKSVPTIINTYSPVWKDITNSEKEERSKKCFYVDSPLEEKDFQRMLDRVAEVTGRNVTSFQTIPEAKEFVIDGKRGLEELEIAKRWLAFATGQDKNSERFRIIDYKLRELLVERELPTPTRQLAEKMDALNIPRLVDGTGGIAGDSTKISARRGPDAHPPKPNTPTPWADFCTEDPSFDGSAEVAALSSLNAEFRVMEAAYRKARDEAEDDSEVNRIRKELDPRAIMPAKYLAFEEKQRGTHSGLKALRTVARMAKGEFDPATNAHKALVEARRRLTTHYLDHHGLESIAELFDRLPFYIVEADGFRQTLADKSPHRETRAKAMLAQIVQGKDLLIYESELPGVLGKMVIDEEDSPQFNERLRNFRKKLENMDFKQLRADLNEKLKRLADSYSDVIVENYGTAGVAAQRLGHAINKVIVGADAPEITATDINGKGFRLSKLRGKVVVLLFAEHEDDYKEMYGPLRQLVAKYDWAPVEFVGIMSNSDPANLLAASERGDLPWRVIAQPLHNAPLQLDWGIERDCPVYIVDKQGILQRQLHMPYYGDGGYDAHEVDDKIAELLKNPYYGPSAAPAINASPSPALSPAPFKRSDTKRLDQSHATPETLMKRYAECQMKGDVVGCLDCYSDEVINGFAASYLMTAMIMHGAIFPGSPNDEDRKLAPEQQRFRDELEKLLKEATIENPPAIASTALLQAAEAYFSDNDSVKRGAITNDQATLIATSPTMLKDPRQFVKDFALWSEASEDEQSKKPLPKNRKYRIQYDGDSVWSVRVDDNSRMGLKRIGDTWLIHEPWSEAPKAGDPVGGSVRNRDLNLPAKEN from the coding sequence ATGAACCAGTCTGCCTTGTGTCTCGATGATGCTGAAGTGGAAGAATTGCTCAGCGGTGAAATGGCGTTGGAAAGAACCTCCGAGTTGGAACAACATCTCACAGCTTGCATCGACTGCCGCGAAAAGCTTGAGCATCAAGTGGGCGATGAAGGATGGTGGTGTGATACTCAATCTTCACTACGAACGGGAATGCTTTCGGAGCGACCGAGCGGAACCGATGAAGATTCGCCCGAGCGGTTGCTGGAACTGCTCGGCCCCACTGACGACCCGAATATGCTGGGCCGGATCGGTGCCTATGAAATCATCGGGCTGCTGGGGCAAGGCGGCATGGGCGCGGTGTTCAAAGGATTCGATCGATCGCTCAATAGGTTCGTGGCCATCAAAATGTTGCTGCCTCATTTGGCGGCCTCTGGCGCGGCGCGAAAGCGTTTCGCTCGCGAAGGCCAGGCGGTGGCCGCAGTTGTCGACGATCACGTGATGGCGATACACTGTGTCGACGAGTGGCAAGGCGTTCCGTATCTGGTGATGACGTATTCGCGAGGCGTCTCGTTGCAGCGGCGGCTTCAGGAGAACGGGCCGCTGGAGGTTCGTGAGATCTTGCGAATCGGGATGCAAGCCGCCAAGGGACTCGCTGCAGCCCATTCCCAAGGGATCGTGCATCGCGACATCAAACCAGCCAACTTCTTTCTCGATGACAATGTTGAACGAGTGCAGTTGATGGATTTCGGATTGGCTCGCGCCGTCGACGACGCCAGCTTGACCCGGTCCGGCACGCTCGCAGGCACACCACAGTACATGTCGCCCGAACAAGCCCGCGCCGAAACGGTGGATCATCGCAGCGACTTGTTCAGTTTGGGCAGTGTTCTGTACGCAATGTGCGTCGGGCACGCCCCGTTCCGAGCCGACACCAGCTATGGCGTGCTGCGGCTGATCACTGACACGGAACCACGTCCAATTCGCGAGAGCAACGCCGAAATCCCCGAATGGCTTTGCATGACTATCGAAAAGCTAATGTCGAAACAACCGAGTGAGCGATTCGCTTCAGCAGCAGAAGTTGCTGAAGTGCTAGAGGATTGCCTCGCGCACACGCAGCACCCAACAACAACGCCGTTGCCTAAATCTGTCGTCGCCCTTTCGCCCCAGCGAGCAAGCCGTCCGCCGTGGCTGAAGTTCATTGCAGCCGCAGCCGCAGCCGCGTTCATTTTCATCGGCTTCGCTGGTGTCATCCTCTTAGAGATGGAAAAAGGCACCATTCGTATCGAAAGCAATTCAACAGTGGATGTCCCGATTCGGATCATTCAAGGCGAGACGATCGCTCGAGAAATGACGGTCTCGCAGGAAGGAGCTACGACGCGATTGCGTGCAGGCACTTACAGAATCGAGGTCGATGGCAAGAGCACCCATTTGGAAATCTCAGGCGATCGCGTGACACTGAAGCGACGCGAAACGTGGCTAGCGAAGATTGATGTCCGATCGGAGCGTGAACGATCTGCCACTGAGGCATCGCGTCCATCAGATGAACAGACTGCTACCGCAATAGAAGCCGAAACGGTGTCCGACACCCTAGTTCCGGACGTGGAATTGCCCAGCGACACACAAGTTCACGTTGTCGGTTGCTATGGACCCGTCAACCACCAGCCCATTGAGGTGTTCGTGAAATCAACCGGGAAGCCGATGGTCGTGGTGCTCTGTTGTTATAGCGTGGCAAATTGGAATTGGAGCGTGGATCCAGAAGCGGATGTGCGTGGCGTGATTCTGTCCGGTTACAACATTCAGCAGTTTTCGCATACGGCTCCAAAGAAGAGCGTTCCAACGATCATCAATACCTATTCTCCTGTTTGGAAAGACATCACAAACTCTGAAAAAGAAGAACGTTCCAAGAAGTGTTTTTACGTCGATTCGCCTCTCGAGGAGAAGGACTTCCAACGGATGCTTGACCGTGTAGCCGAGGTGACTGGACGAAACGTGACTTCTTTCCAAACAATTCCAGAGGCTAAAGAGTTCGTCATCGACGGAAAGCGTGGACTAGAAGAACTGGAGATTGCGAAACGTTGGCTCGCGTTTGCAACAGGCCAAGACAAGAATTCTGAACGGTTTCGCATTATCGATTACAAGCTGCGGGAACTACTAGTCGAAAGAGAACTCCCGACTCCAACGAGGCAGCTTGCCGAAAAAATGGACGCCTTGAACATTCCGCGGCTTGTCGACGGGACAGGTGGAATCGCCGGGGACTCTACAAAGATCTCTGCGCGCCGAGGTCCAGATGCACACCCGCCAAAGCCAAACACGCCAACGCCGTGGGCTGATTTTTGCACTGAAGATCCCAGCTTCGATGGTAGTGCGGAAGTCGCGGCACTATCAAGCCTGAACGCAGAATTCCGTGTAATGGAAGCGGCGTATCGCAAGGCTCGCGACGAGGCTGAAGACGATTCCGAGGTCAATCGTATCAGAAAGGAGCTGGACCCTCGCGCGATCATGCCCGCGAAATATCTGGCCTTTGAAGAAAAACAACGCGGCACCCATTCCGGTTTGAAGGCACTCAGGACAGTCGCTAGGATGGCCAAGGGTGAGTTCGACCCGGCTACCAATGCCCACAAAGCACTTGTCGAAGCCCGTCGCCGACTGACCACGCATTATCTCGACCATCATGGCTTGGAATCGATCGCTGAATTGTTTGACAGACTGCCATTCTACATCGTAGAAGCAGACGGGTTCCGGCAAACGCTCGCTGACAAGAGCCCTCATCGCGAAACGAGGGCCAAAGCCATGCTTGCTCAGATTGTCCAGGGCAAGGATCTGCTAATTTATGAATCTGAGCTGCCAGGCGTGCTAGGAAAGATGGTGATCGATGAGGAGGATTCACCTCAGTTCAACGAGAGATTGCGGAATTTCCGGAAGAAGCTTGAGAACATGGACTTCAAGCAGTTGCGTGCCGATCTGAATGAAAAACTGAAGCGATTGGCGGATTCGTATTCCGATGTCATCGTCGAAAACTACGGCACCGCGGGTGTGGCGGCACAAAGATTGGGGCACGCGATCAACAAAGTCATCGTTGGTGCCGACGCTCCGGAAATAACGGCAACCGATATCAACGGAAAAGGATTTCGACTCAGCAAACTGCGTGGAAAGGTCGTCGTATTGCTCTTTGCCGAACATGAGGACGACTACAAAGAAATGTATGGTCCACTCCGGCAGCTCGTCGCGAAGTACGATTGGGCTCCCGTCGAGTTCGTCGGCATCATGAGCAACTCCGACCCTGCGAATCTACTCGCCGCATCCGAACGCGGCGATTTGCCCTGGAGAGTAATCGCGCAGCCGCTGCACAACGCCCCACTGCAACTCGACTGGGGCATTGAACGGGATTGCCCTGTCTATATCGTCGACAAACAGGGCATCCTGCAACGGCAACTGCACATGCCGTATTACGGTGACGGCGGATACGACGCTCACGAAGTCGACGACAAAATCGCGGAACTGCTGAAGAATCCCTACTATGGCCCCTCCGCCGCGCCCGCGATTAACGCATCGCCGAGTCCGGCACTCTCTCCCGCACCCTTCAAGCGATCCGACACAAAACGACTCGATCAAAGTCACGCGACACCCGAGACGCTCATGAAACGCTATGCGGAATGTCAAATGAAAGGCGATGTTGTTGGATGCCTTGACTGCTACTCCGACGAAGTCATCAATGGGTTTGCGGCTTCCTATTTGATGACCGCCATGATCATGCACGGGGCTATCTTTCCGGGAAGCCCGAACGATGAAGATCGAAAGCTTGCCCCCGAGCAGCAAAGGTTCCGAGATGAATTGGAGAAACTGTTGAAAGAAGCAACGATCGAGAATCCGCCAGCGATCGCATCGACGGCCCTATTGCAAGCAGCCGAGGCCTATTTCAGTGACAATGATTCAGTGAAACGCGGTGCGATCACGAATGATCAAGCGACGCTCATCGCCACTTCACCAACCATGCTGAAGGACCCGCGTCAATTTGTGAAAGACTTTGCATTGTGGTCAGAGGCGAGTGAAGACGAGCAAAGCAAGAAGCCGCTTCCGAAGAACCGAAAATACCGTATCCAGTACGACGGCGACTCGGTTTGGTCTGTCAGAGTCGATGATAACAGCAGGATGGGACTGAAACGCATCGGCGATACTTGGTTGATACATGAGCCGTGGAGTGAAGCGCCAAAAGCTGGCGATCCAGTCGGTGGATCGGTCCGCAATAGGGATCTTAACTTGCCGGCCAAAGAAAATTGA
- a CDS encoding thioredoxin family protein has translation MSKPRSTQANWCCWAITALCCVSSLRASDPIADGLGKLDAQPNRLSGQVILANGEPAERATIHVRGHAQSGIDAHITADDQAHFEFVVRYPSDALAQLQIIASSQDGQQIAFHRFAWKDSQRATEGFQIQLESHRPVAVEVTDQQGAPVENAHVAFQIGWPHILSGIATDASGMATAHLPESERIEAVMAWKDQAGLDYRLYSLPRDQIADVKAVPPEFPRDQPEHLVLEGARPLTVQFVDADGRPLENVSIYPWLLKKPNAPDSLNLSYLAASVTQVSDRQGETTFAWLPKWQQQIVTLWPQAEGYEHIRVHYDPAKELQPVRATLNRLVPISGQVVDAEGKPANDIEIKAMGRGRSHNQFRNMTRTDSEGRYKMELAPHQIYLLTVASDQWAAAPQTGFAVYPDTPLENRNFQLRRPTRVHGRLLNERTQEPIPNERVIVYQYGTGLHDMPDVELPNPENERYVLQPIQQYYATTNEVGQFEFLLGDGEFDLRPPQQEKAEKFTIAHQPEIEMDLTTKIQPEVELLGLVIGKESTQPIAGAMVHGVPRTFSGRDWQAETGGDGKFQVRRREEATYVHAHNGDRSLAAIVEVGDTKKTFVILLEPVGSARGRLVNDALEPVVGQKLQYGVDVPDLDNNTWSTRFGGATVTDEHGDFELPGLAPGWEYKVHFPPTPEGSIPQLTKLTITAGEQRELGDLKTPAPRKPYKPPTLEERIQSSFEVSGTPLERHQRSLETIKLVNQHQLIVFGVPDDPSIVSLMKLRFEDPGFRPFSDEFRFLPIPTDAPSLAAALALAENLEEALPGDGQVFRLVICDAAGTKVASAGVEQLFSEGKFSQDKFFDLLRQHLTEPLDARQLLDDAFRRAAQENKRLIVQETATWCGPCHMLSRLLDANRVWEQDYIWVKMDHRWTGAKEIMAEIRDGAEGGIPWFAIMGADGKKLATSNSPESGSNIGYPSEASGRVHFAHMLNATRQRMSKADVQSIIAAIDDK, from the coding sequence ATGAGCAAACCGCGATCCACACAAGCCAATTGGTGCTGTTGGGCGATTACCGCATTGTGCTGCGTTTCGTCACTGCGTGCCAGTGATCCAATAGCAGACGGTTTGGGAAAACTTGATGCTCAGCCTAATCGCCTCAGTGGTCAGGTAATACTGGCCAATGGCGAACCTGCCGAACGGGCGACCATTCATGTCCGCGGCCACGCGCAGAGTGGAATTGATGCACACATCACCGCCGACGACCAGGCTCACTTTGAATTTGTGGTTCGCTACCCATCCGACGCGTTGGCGCAATTGCAGATTATCGCGTCCAGCCAAGATGGCCAGCAGATCGCCTTTCATCGCTTCGCTTGGAAGGATAGCCAACGCGCCACTGAGGGATTCCAGATCCAGCTTGAGTCACACCGCCCAGTCGCTGTCGAAGTAACTGACCAGCAGGGAGCACCGGTGGAAAACGCACATGTGGCCTTTCAAATCGGCTGGCCTCACATACTAAGTGGCATCGCGACCGATGCCTCGGGCATGGCAACCGCCCACTTACCTGAGTCAGAGCGCATAGAGGCCGTCATGGCATGGAAAGATCAGGCTGGACTTGATTACCGTCTCTATTCACTGCCGCGCGATCAAATCGCCGATGTTAAAGCGGTCCCACCAGAATTCCCACGCGATCAACCAGAACATTTAGTGCTAGAAGGTGCTCGCCCGTTGACAGTGCAATTCGTCGATGCCGACGGACGCCCATTGGAAAATGTAAGTATTTATCCGTGGTTGCTGAAAAAACCCAATGCCCCCGATAGTTTGAATCTGAGCTACTTGGCGGCCAGTGTTACTCAAGTTTCTGACCGACAAGGTGAAACAACGTTCGCGTGGCTACCGAAATGGCAACAACAAATCGTCACACTTTGGCCACAGGCGGAGGGCTACGAACATATTCGCGTCCACTATGACCCCGCTAAAGAACTACAACCGGTGCGCGCCACGCTGAATCGACTTGTACCCATCAGTGGTCAAGTGGTTGATGCGGAAGGTAAGCCGGCTAATGACATCGAGATTAAAGCCATGGGGCGAGGCAGGTCTCACAATCAGTTTCGGAATATGACGCGAACCGATAGCGAGGGGCGGTACAAAATGGAACTTGCGCCTCACCAGATTTATCTGTTGACTGTTGCGAGCGATCAATGGGCTGCGGCTCCGCAAACTGGATTCGCGGTCTACCCGGACACTCCACTGGAGAATCGCAATTTCCAGCTCCGCCGCCCCACGCGGGTGCACGGGCGACTGCTCAACGAACGGACGCAAGAACCGATTCCGAATGAACGCGTTATCGTCTATCAATACGGCACCGGTTTGCACGACATGCCAGACGTGGAACTCCCCAATCCAGAGAACGAACGTTACGTGCTGCAGCCAATCCAGCAGTACTACGCCACCACCAATGAAGTGGGCCAGTTCGAGTTTCTACTGGGCGATGGTGAGTTTGATCTTCGACCACCGCAACAGGAAAAGGCAGAGAAGTTCACGATTGCCCATCAGCCTGAGATTGAAATGGACCTAACCACCAAGATTCAACCCGAAGTCGAACTGTTGGGTTTGGTTATCGGGAAGGAATCTACTCAGCCCATTGCGGGAGCGATGGTTCACGGGGTGCCACGCACATTTTCCGGACGGGATTGGCAGGCGGAGACAGGGGGGGATGGCAAGTTCCAAGTTCGTCGCCGCGAGGAAGCAACTTACGTGCATGCCCATAATGGCGATCGCAGCCTGGCGGCGATTGTGGAGGTTGGCGATACCAAAAAGACTTTCGTCATTCTACTGGAACCAGTCGGATCCGCTCGTGGACGATTGGTCAACGATGCGCTGGAACCCGTCGTTGGACAGAAGTTGCAGTATGGTGTAGATGTCCCTGACCTCGACAACAACACTTGGAGCACTCGCTTTGGTGGTGCTACCGTAACGGATGAGCACGGAGATTTTGAGCTGCCCGGGCTCGCCCCAGGTTGGGAATACAAAGTCCATTTCCCCCCCACGCCGGAAGGCTCAATACCGCAGTTGACAAAACTCACCATCACTGCGGGCGAGCAGCGGGAGTTGGGTGATCTGAAGACCCCGGCTCCACGTAAGCCCTACAAGCCACCTACACTTGAAGAACGCATTCAATCGTCATTTGAAGTCTCGGGAACACCACTGGAGCGTCACCAGCGCAGTTTGGAGACAATCAAACTAGTCAATCAACATCAGCTAATTGTGTTTGGTGTTCCCGACGATCCGTCGATCGTGAGCTTGATGAAGTTGCGATTCGAGGACCCAGGCTTTCGGCCTTTCAGCGACGAGTTTCGTTTCTTGCCCATACCCACGGATGCTCCTAGCTTGGCAGCCGCGCTGGCGCTTGCCGAAAACCTTGAGGAGGCTCTCCCCGGAGACGGGCAAGTGTTTCGGCTAGTCATCTGTGACGCGGCAGGAACGAAGGTCGCCAGCGCGGGAGTCGAGCAGCTATTCTCGGAGGGTAAATTCTCCCAAGATAAATTCTTCGATTTATTGCGTCAGCATCTCACTGAGCCGCTCGACGCCCGACAATTGCTGGACGATGCTTTTCGTCGCGCAGCCCAGGAGAACAAGCGCTTGATCGTTCAAGAAACCGCCACCTGGTGTGGCCCATGTCATATGCTTTCTCGATTGCTGGATGCCAATCGAGTATGGGAGCAAGACTATATCTGGGTCAAAATGGATCATCGTTGGACGGGAGCCAAGGAGATCATGGCCGAAATTCGCGACGGTGCCGAAGGGGGCATACCGTGGTTTGCAATTATGGGCGCTGATGGCAAAAAGCTTGCCACGTCCAACTCCCCGGAGAGTGGTAGCAACATTGGCTACCCCTCCGAAGCCAGCGGTCGAGTTCACTTTGCCCACATGCTCAACGCTACCCGCCAGCGTATGAGCAAAGCGGATGTGCAATCCATAATCGCTGCAATTGACGACAAATGA
- a CDS encoding LuxR C-terminal-related transcriptional regulator encodes MTNDSNASTGMGQPSATMILRTKLRPPAAVQRLISRPRLVELLQRNPRRPLTVVSAPAGYGKTTLVSQWLQDAEVKPAWVQLGDENSELRTFLSYLVAAVQVRFPTACSDTAVLLEAAQLPPSLLLAETLSNDLDSIAEPLVVVLDDYHLISNSGIHELLDKLLLHPPRPLHLVLVTRHDPPISMASLRARGWLTEIHQDDLRFTNAEVNAVLGEMAGVSVSQATLEHLEQQVEGWIVGLHLVGLVIRNQSVPEAFLYGLKGGFQQVYDYLSEQVLTGQPAAMRDCLLQTSVLSRFCPSLVEAVCVSPNDSTDKNTSGEKFIEDAQLANLFVVPLDSQGQWFRYHHLFQDLLRRQLQQCYSPKDIAGVHSRGSVWYESQGLITESIEHALAAEDVVRAAEIIERCRRDEFAADRWYVVERWLSMLPDGVKQQRPKLLLAEASIAICRFQVARIPTIIEQVENLLREQTVEPAVRGELAYLRGFLEYWEGNAQSSQQYLEEAISKISGEKNPIEGEAELMLALALCMGGHEKMAVRGLEDRIDRFGVSENQLFSRLTAGLAFVHSISGDLHRSRLDAQRLKLVANKLRIRNTEAWAYYLQAWGHLHAGELEAATGLFADAAEFRYVLDPRAAVDTLAGLALCQQLRQRENEADETTNLLQRFAQDLNERQYLDLADSLQARIALLRGDSRRALQWARSVNEQAVPSSLFLWLEAPAITQARVLITAGSKRDLATATKSLKAIREASESCRFTCQTIEAAALQSVAFDRQGSTDDAFNSLDEALALAESGGWVRPFLELGPPMTSLLQRAPLENVSIEFVDRLLEAFAETPSAPAHESSGQAKTSIPIVAESGPTVSDGTSSAEPYVETLTQRELETLQMLALRLYDKEIAKALSISVWTVRTHVKHIFEKLHVTGRRQAVLKAEELGLLEKG; translated from the coding sequence GTGACGAACGATTCGAACGCCAGTACAGGGATGGGCCAGCCCTCTGCGACGATGATTCTGCGGACCAAGCTGCGACCGCCCGCGGCGGTGCAGCGTCTCATCTCTCGTCCGCGATTAGTCGAATTGCTGCAGCGGAATCCGCGCCGGCCGTTGACCGTCGTGTCGGCGCCGGCTGGCTATGGAAAAACAACGTTGGTTTCGCAGTGGCTACAGGATGCCGAAGTCAAACCTGCCTGGGTCCAATTAGGCGATGAGAATAGTGAACTCAGGACCTTCTTGAGCTATCTGGTCGCCGCAGTTCAAGTCCGCTTCCCAACAGCATGTTCTGACACCGCTGTTCTGCTTGAGGCGGCACAGTTGCCGCCGTCGTTACTGCTCGCAGAAACCTTGAGTAACGATTTGGATTCCATTGCCGAGCCTCTGGTTGTCGTTTTGGATGACTACCATCTGATTTCGAATTCCGGTATCCACGAATTACTCGACAAACTGTTGCTTCATCCACCACGTCCGCTGCACCTGGTATTGGTGACGCGGCACGATCCGCCGATCTCAATGGCATCACTGCGGGCACGGGGCTGGTTGACAGAAATTCACCAGGACGATCTCCGCTTCACGAATGCGGAAGTCAACGCAGTGCTTGGCGAGATGGCGGGAGTGTCCGTCAGTCAAGCGACACTCGAGCACCTCGAGCAGCAGGTAGAGGGGTGGATTGTTGGCCTGCACCTGGTCGGTCTTGTCATTCGCAACCAGTCTGTCCCAGAAGCGTTCTTGTATGGGTTGAAGGGTGGCTTTCAGCAAGTCTACGACTACCTATCTGAACAAGTTCTGACCGGGCAACCGGCAGCGATGCGTGATTGCTTACTGCAGACCTCTGTATTGAGTCGTTTTTGCCCCTCGCTTGTCGAAGCGGTTTGCGTCTCGCCAAACGATTCCACTGACAAGAACACGAGCGGCGAGAAATTCATTGAAGACGCCCAGCTTGCCAATCTGTTCGTTGTTCCGTTGGATTCCCAAGGCCAGTGGTTTCGCTACCATCATCTGTTCCAAGACCTTCTAAGAAGGCAACTGCAACAGTGCTATTCGCCCAAGGACATTGCCGGCGTGCATTCTCGGGGCAGTGTTTGGTATGAAAGCCAGGGGTTGATCACGGAATCGATCGAACATGCCCTGGCGGCGGAAGACGTAGTACGAGCGGCCGAAATCATCGAGAGGTGCCGCCGCGACGAGTTCGCAGCAGATCGCTGGTACGTGGTTGAGCGTTGGCTGTCGATGCTTCCGGACGGCGTCAAGCAGCAGCGGCCAAAGTTGCTGTTGGCCGAGGCTTCGATCGCGATTTGCCGATTTCAGGTCGCGCGAATCCCGACAATCATCGAGCAGGTGGAAAACTTGTTACGCGAGCAGACCGTAGAGCCAGCGGTTCGGGGAGAACTGGCCTACCTTCGGGGATTCCTAGAATACTGGGAAGGCAATGCTCAGAGCAGTCAGCAGTACTTGGAAGAGGCGATCTCGAAGATTTCGGGCGAGAAGAATCCGATCGAGGGTGAGGCTGAATTAATGCTCGCACTAGCGCTTTGCATGGGCGGGCATGAGAAAATGGCTGTTCGAGGATTGGAAGACCGGATCGATCGTTTCGGCGTTTCGGAGAATCAGCTTTTCTCGAGGCTTACGGCCGGCTTGGCCTTTGTACACTCGATCTCGGGTGATCTGCATCGCTCTCGCCTCGACGCGCAACGTCTAAAGCTTGTGGCTAATAAACTCCGCATCCGCAATACCGAGGCCTGGGCTTACTACTTGCAGGCGTGGGGTCACTTGCATGCCGGCGAGCTTGAGGCTGCGACCGGTCTGTTTGCGGATGCCGCGGAGTTTAGATATGTTCTGGACCCCAGGGCGGCTGTGGACACGCTCGCGGGCTTAGCACTCTGCCAACAACTCCGTCAACGGGAGAACGAAGCCGACGAGACGACGAACCTGTTGCAGCGATTCGCCCAGGACTTGAACGAACGTCAATACCTGGACTTGGCTGATTCGTTGCAGGCTCGAATCGCTTTGTTGCGAGGCGACTCGAGGCGAGCCTTGCAGTGGGCTCGCTCTGTGAACGAACAAGCAGTGCCATCATCGTTGTTCCTCTGGTTGGAAGCCCCAGCGATCACTCAGGCGAGAGTTTTGATCACAGCTGGTTCGAAGCGAGATTTGGCAACTGCGACCAAATCTCTCAAAGCAATTCGCGAGGCGAGTGAGTCTTGCCGATTCACTTGCCAGACGATTGAAGCTGCCGCCCTGCAATCCGTCGCGTTTGACAGGCAAGGCTCTACGGATGATGCGTTTAACTCACTTGACGAGGCGCTGGCACTCGCCGAGTCAGGGGGATGGGTCCGGCCATTTTTGGAGTTGGGTCCACCGATGACCAGCCTGCTCCAACGAGCACCATTAGAAAATGTTTCAATTGAATTCGTCGATCGCCTGTTGGAGGCCTTTGCGGAAACCCCGAGTGCACCGGCGCATGAGTCATCGGGGCAGGCGAAGACGAGCATTCCCATCGTTGCTGAATCGGGGCCTACCGTCTCGGACGGGACCTCAAGCGCTGAGCCCTATGTGGAGACGTTGACCCAACGGGAACTCGAAACCCTGCAAATGCTGGCCCTGCGGCTTTACGACAAAGAAATAGCAAAAGCCCTCTCCATCTCGGTTTGGACCGTTCGGACGCACGTGAAGCACATTTTCGAGAAGCTGCATGTCACTGGCCGACGTCAAGCCGTGCTCAAGGCCGAGGAGCTTGGTCTGTTGGAGAAGGGCTAG